CAGGGTGTGTAACTCCAGATATTCAGCTAAAGTCTTACGGGGTTGGGTATAGAACTGCTCGAAAGCAGCATAGTCGGCAAAGGGCTGGGTCAGATCAGGGCGGTTGCGTTGAAAATAACGCCAGAGAATGCGGGGCACCACTGAGCCCCCCAGATGGCGGTGCAGTTCAGCATACAGACTCATAGAAACCTCGGTGTGAAGAGTGCGTCGACAGCGATGAATACCTAGTGCCATCCCTATCCAAATCGGCACCTGGATATCAAGCAAGCTATTGTCCCCGAACCCGATGGGGTTGTTAAAAAAGGTGTAGTTATTCCTATGTTCTATCGTATATATCAAAAATTGCGTATATAATCTCTACCCTAAATTTAGTTTGGTTGTGTGGCGGCTGGATAGCTGGTCTAGTGATACAGCCACTCCGGCCTCGGGAGAGTGGCTATCTAGGAGTGTTGTTGATGAACCCTACCATTCGCTGCCGTCAAGCCTCGATGGCTGATCTGCCTGATATCCTGCGCCTCTATGCCCAGCCAGATCTAGATAATGGCAAGGTACTCTCTACGGCTGCAGCCACGAGTATTCTGGAGCACTTAGACAGTTACCCTGACTACCACCTCTACGTGGCCCTGGGGGACTCCCGCGTCGTGGGCACGTTTGCCCTATTGATCATGGATAATCTGGTCCATGCTGGCACCCCTTCGGCCGTCATTGAAGCCGTAGCTGTCGATCCGAGTTGGCAGCACCAAGGGGTGGGGACATATATGATGTACTATGCCCTGCGTCTAGTCAGCAAAAGGGCTGTGACAAAGCTACCCTGTCATCGAGTTTGAAACGCACTCGGGCCCATCGGTTTTATCAATCCCTTGGCTTCGAGCTCCATGGGTATAGCTTTCGTGCCTCAACGTCAACCATGGCAACTATGAATTATGTTGACATTGGGTACAGGCCCTGAGGATAATGGTCATTTGTGTGAACGATAGCTTTTGAAAACCGTTGGCAAACGTCGTTGTAATTGGTGCCCAGTGGGGCGATGAAGGCAAGGGCAAAATCACTGATTTGCTAAGCAGGTCGGCCGATGTTGTGGTGCGCTATCAAGGGGGAGTCAATGCTGGTCATACGGTCGTTGTCAAAGATCAAACCTTCAAGTTGCATTTGATTCCATCGGGGATTCTCTATCCTGATACCCAATGCATCATTGGTGGCGGCACGGTCATTGACCCCAAGGCACTCATCGGCGAGTTAGATAAGCTGGAAACCCTCAATATTTCCACTCGTAACCTCT
This portion of the Halomicronema hongdechloris C2206 genome encodes:
- a CDS encoding GNAT family N-acetyltransferase encodes the protein MNPTIRCRQASMADLPDILRLYAQPDLDNGKVLSTAAATSILEHLDSYPDYHLYVALGDSRVVGTFALLIMDNLVHAGTPSAVIEAVAVDPSWQHQGVGTYMMYYALRLVSKRAVTKLPCHRV